From one Solanum stenotomum isolate F172 chromosome 12, ASM1918654v1, whole genome shotgun sequence genomic stretch:
- the LOC125846415 gene encoding lysine-specific demethylase JMJ25 isoform X2, giving the protein MATLVAKQGPLSSQNQDTPGMRNQSRVFRKRKFILNRDEEELEKDNAAASVLNVIELPNKKPKFCSEPGTSRGKRTVSEHANVAIRKEDALLSGGLAEKVKTAEKPKRNMVKSHLRTKKVAKEKMTVKESEGSHSRITSKGYHCSAEKKLSSQIWDELVGDDEEEESEEEEEEEEDEEYFPGSLTNFQMPLKEALNNLRNSEKPLRTWTKGKINRSGPMRNKGNDEEKDEPSQCKDRLKLSTATKSVLLRGNSQTKRMPDKVNLEQPPGTSRKKMTHKGDNTMNKVEFGSEEKQGVCKKKPTLPKVGKKMPGTREIQGLENKRRVPAILNGEQCLGTSNKKKIPQGESTSEDEWKEKPSLSKDGKKKQRIYEKDAENKRTSVRRAAASVKRYDHDYHVDEWEDDTEEYEVWHHTPSNTRSQRSEVSHESKPKDSLREIINNSVKLSACSSLPSSSSSSGSTISRNGIDRSKNVKVNCHQCRRSDRRTVVPCTKCKEKFYCIKCIREWYPELEEEEVSEACPYCRGKCNCNWCLHSSGMLKTSRRDLTDREKIKHLQYLIIKLLPFLKEIHQEQIQEIETESSIRGVSSSSVDIEQSLCHNEERVYCNNCSTSIVDLHRSCPDCSFELCISCCQELREGKFPGNSKKAVVQYPNVGYDYMHGGDAEPENSDDMEIPQDQNKPITWVANYDGNIMCAPVAIGGCGNFVLELKHLLPKNWISTLEAKAERILIQCNFSEMISQPICRMDDPELLHRAASRVGSDDNYLYFPTAKDAMEDDALLHFRRHWAKGEPVIVQNVLAHTSGLSWEPMVMWRALCEGTDSKILTSMSEVKAIDCLADCQVPINTRKFFKGYTEGRRYENLWPEMLKLKDWPPSDKFENLLPRHCDEFISALPFQEYTDPRIGILNLAVKLPAGVIKPDLGPKTYIAYGVTKELGRGDSVTKLHCDMSDAINILTHTAEMAITDEQQSAIEIVKQRHRAQDEREHLKCEADEYPMKMSSDIRREEKTSDDSETTGGALWDIFRREDVSKLNEYLLKHAKEFRHTFCCPVDQVFHPIHDQSFYLTLEHKRKLKEEFGIEPWTFEQRLGEAVFIPAGCPHQVRNLKSCTKVAADFVSPENIRECFRLTAEFRTLPKGHKAREDKLEIKKMVIHAINQVVTDLEQLTYIV; this is encoded by the exons ATGGCAACATTAGTTGCGAAACAAGGGCCATTGAGCAGTCAGAATCAAGACACACCGGGAATGAGAAATCAGTCTAGGGTGTTTAGGAAGAGAAAGTTTATCCTAAACCGCGATGAAGAAGAGCTTGAAAAGGACAATGCAGCAGCATCGGTGCTCAATGTTATAGAGTTACCTAATAAGAAACCAAAGTTTTGTTCTGAGCCTGGCACCTCCCGTGGCAAAAGAACTGTGTCAGAGCACGCGAATGTTGCAATCAGGAAGGAAGATGCACTTTTATCTGGTGGATTGGCAGAGAAAGTAAAAACAGCGGAAAAGCCTAAGAGGAACATGGTTAAATCACATCTGAGAACCAAGAAGGTAGCTAAGGAAAAAATGACTGTAAAGGAATCTGAAGGTTCACATAGCAGAATCACATCCAAGGGGTATCATTGTTCAGCAGAGAAGAAATTAAGTTCTCAAATTTGGGATGAATTGGTGggtgatgatgaagaagaggagagtgaagaggaagaggaagaggaagaggatgAAGAGTATTTTCCAGGATCCTTAACAAACTTTCAGATGCCACTTAAGGAAGCATTGAATAATTTAAGAAATTCAGAGAAGCCTTTGAGAACTTGGACCAAGGGAAAAATTAATAGAAGTGGACCTATGAGAAATAAAGGGAATGATGAAGAGAAAGATGAGCCTTCCCAGTGCAAGGACAGGCTCAAACTATCTACCGCCACAAAAAGCGTTCTTCTGAGAGGAAATTCACAGACAAAAAGGATGCCTGATAAAGTAAATCTAGAACAACCTCCAGGAACTTCAAGAAAGAAGATGACTCATAAAGGAGATAATACAATGAACAAGGTGGAATTTGGAAGTGAAGAAAAGCAGGGTGTGTGCAAGAAAAAACCAACTTTACCCAAGGTTGGAAAGAAAATGCCAGGGACTCGTGAAATTCAAGGCTTAGAGAATAAAAGGCGGGTGCCTGCTATATTAAATGGAGAACAATGTCTAGGAACGTCAAACAAGAAGAAGATTCCTCAAGGAGAGAGTACAAGTGAGGATGAGTGGAAGGAAAAGCCAAGTTTGTCCAAGGATGGAAAAAAGAAGCAG AGAATTTATGAGAAAGATGCAGAGAATAAAAGGACATCAGTAAGACGTGCTGCTGCATCAGTCAAGAGATATGATCATGATTACCATGTTGATGAGTGGGAAGATGATACTGAGGAGTATGAGGTTTGGCATCATACACCAAGTAACACAAGAAGTCAGAGAAGTGAAGTTTCACATGAATCAAAACCTAAAGATAGTCTGAGAGAGATAATAAATAATTCAGTGAAGTTATCTGCTTGTAGTTCATTGCCTTCCTCCTCATCGTCTTCTGGTTCGACAATTTCGAGAAATGGAATAGATAGATCTAAAAACGTGAAG GTAAATTGTCATCAATGTAGAAGAAGTGATAGAAGAACTGTTGTTCCTTGCACTAAGTGTAAAGAGAAATTTTACTGTATCAAGTGCATCAGGGAATG GTATCCTGAATTGGAAGAAGAGGAAGTCTCAGAGGCTTGCCCATATTGTCGTGGAAAATGTAACTGCAACTGGTGCTTACACTCAAGTGGCATGCTTAAG ACATCAAGAAGGGATCTCACTGATCGTGAAAAGATCAAGCATTTACAGTATTTGATTATCAAGCTCCTTCCCTTTCTGAAAGAAATTCATCAGGAACAAATTCAGGAGATAGAGACAGAGTCTTCTATTCGTG GGGTATCTTCATCTTCAGTTGATATTGAACAATCACTTTGTCACAATGAGGAGCGAGTTTACTG CAACAACTGTTCAACTTCAATAGTTGATCTTCATCGAAGCTGCCCAGATTGCTCATTTGAGCTATGTATAAGTTGCTGCCAAGAGCTTCGGGAAGGAAAGTTTCCAGGAAATAGTAAAAAAGCAGTTGTCCAATATCCAAATGTAGGTTATGATTACATGCACGGTGGAGATGCAGAGCCTGAAAATTCTGATGATATGGAAATTCCACAGGACCAGAACAAACCAATTACTTGGGTTGCTAATTATGATGGTAATATCATGTGTGCTCCTGTAGCAATTGGTGGATGTGGAAATTTTGTATTAGAGCTCAAGCATCTGCTACCGAAAAACTGGATATCAACCTTGGAGGCAAAAGCAGAAAGGATTCTGATTCAGTGCAATTTTTCCGAGATGATTTCCCAGCCAATTTGTAGAATGGATGACCCTGAACTGTTACACAGAGCGGCTTCAAGAGTTGGTTCTGATGATAACTACTTGTATTTCCCTACTGCAAAGGACGCAATGGAGGATGATGCACTTTTACACTTTCGTAGGCACTGGGCCAAGGGTGAACCAGTGATTGTACAAAATGTTCTTGCACATACAAGTGGTTTAAGCTGGGAACCAATGGTTATGTGGCGTGCATTATGTGAGGGCACTGATTCAAAGATTCTTACAAGTATGTCAGAAGTGAAAGCAATCGACTGTCTGGCTGATTGTCAG GTTCCGATCAATACTCGAAAGTTTTTTAAAGGTTATACAGAAGGCAGAAGGTATGAAAATCTTTGGCCTGAAATGCTCAAACTTAAAGATTGGCCACCATCTGACAAGTTTGAGAATCTCTTGCCTCGGCACTGCGATGAATTCATCAGTGCATTACCATTCCAAGAGTACACAGATCCAAGGATAGGGATTCTGAATCTTGCTGTTAAATTACCGGCAGGAGTCATAAAACCAGATTTGGGTCCAAAGACATACATCGCGTATGGCGTCACCAAGGAACTTGGGAGAGGGGATTCAGTGACAAAGCTTCACTGTGATATGTCAGATGCG ATAAATATTTTGACACACACAGCAGAGATGGCTATAACTGATGAGCAGCAGTCTGCAATTGAAATAGTGAAACAGAGGCATAGAGCTCAAGATGAAAGAGAGCACCTCAAATGTGAGGCTGATGAATATCCTATGAAGATGTCTAGTGATATTAGAAGGGAGGAGAAAACCTCTGATGATTCAGAGACAACTGGAGGTGCCTTGTGGGACATTTTCAGAAGGGAAGACGTATCCAAGTTGAATGAGTATCTTTTAAAGCATGCAAAGGAATTTAGGCACACTTTCTGTTGTCCGGTTGATCAGGTTTTTCATCCAATCCATGACCAGAGCTTCTACTTAACTTTGGAGCACAAGAGAAAACTGAAGGAAGAATTCG GGATTGAACCTTGGACATTCGAGCAAAGACTTGGAGAGGCAGTTTTCATTCCTGCAGGATGCCCTCACCAAGTGCGGAATCTCAAG TCGTGTACCAAAGTTGCTGCTGATTTTGTTTCTCCTGAAAACATTCGAGAATGTTTCCGCCTCACAGCTGAGTTCAGGACATTGCCGAAAGGCCACAAGGCCAGAGAAGACAAACTAGAG ATAAAGAAGATGGTCATTCATGCAATCAACCAAGTTGTCACAGATTTGGAGCAGCTCACATACATAGTTTAG
- the LOC125846415 gene encoding lysine-specific demethylase JMJ25 isoform X1, which translates to MATLVAKQGPLSSQNQDTPGMRNQSRVFRKRKFILNRDEEELEKDNAAASVLNVIELPNKKPKFCSEPGTSRGKRTVSEHANVAIRKEDALLSGGLAEKVKTAEKPKRNMVKSHLRTKKVAKEKMTVKESEGSHSRITSKGYHCSAEKKLSSQIWDELVGDDEEEESEEEEEEEEDEEYFPGSLTNFQMPLKEALNNLRNSEKPLRTWTKGKINRSGPMRNKGNDEEKDEPSQCKDRLKLSTATKSVLLRGNSQTKRMPDKVNLEQPPGTSRKKMTHKGDNTMNKVEFGSEEKQGVCKKKPTLPKVGKKMPGTREIQGLENKRRVPAILNGEQCLGTSNKKKIPQGESTSEDEWKEKPSLSKDGKKKQVIHEKDAENRRISVRRATASFKRYGNDYYIGEWEDDTDEYEVFPLCDGHHIPSNARNQGSDVSPESKPKNSLKNIIKNSGKLPVCSSFPSGAPAKLNGEQCLGTSSKKKSPREDSTMDKMDENDDDWNMCKEKSNLSKDGKKKQRIYEKDAENKRTSVRRAAASVKRYDHDYHVDEWEDDTEEYEVWHHTPSNTRSQRSEVSHESKPKDSLREIINNSVKLSACSSLPSSSSSSGSTISRNGIDRSKNVKVNCHQCRRSDRRTVVPCTKCKEKFYCIKCIREWYPELEEEEVSEACPYCRGKCNCNWCLHSSGMLKTSRRDLTDREKIKHLQYLIIKLLPFLKEIHQEQIQEIETESSIRGVSSSSVDIEQSLCHNEERVYCNNCSTSIVDLHRSCPDCSFELCISCCQELREGKFPGNSKKAVVQYPNVGYDYMHGGDAEPENSDDMEIPQDQNKPITWVANYDGNIMCAPVAIGGCGNFVLELKHLLPKNWISTLEAKAERILIQCNFSEMISQPICRMDDPELLHRAASRVGSDDNYLYFPTAKDAMEDDALLHFRRHWAKGEPVIVQNVLAHTSGLSWEPMVMWRALCEGTDSKILTSMSEVKAIDCLADCQVPINTRKFFKGYTEGRRYENLWPEMLKLKDWPPSDKFENLLPRHCDEFISALPFQEYTDPRIGILNLAVKLPAGVIKPDLGPKTYIAYGVTKELGRGDSVTKLHCDMSDAINILTHTAEMAITDEQQSAIEIVKQRHRAQDEREHLKCEADEYPMKMSSDIRREEKTSDDSETTGGALWDIFRREDVSKLNEYLLKHAKEFRHTFCCPVDQVFHPIHDQSFYLTLEHKRKLKEEFGIEPWTFEQRLGEAVFIPAGCPHQVRNLKSCTKVAADFVSPENIRECFRLTAEFRTLPKGHKAREDKLEIKKMVIHAINQVVTDLEQLTYIV; encoded by the exons ATGGCAACATTAGTTGCGAAACAAGGGCCATTGAGCAGTCAGAATCAAGACACACCGGGAATGAGAAATCAGTCTAGGGTGTTTAGGAAGAGAAAGTTTATCCTAAACCGCGATGAAGAAGAGCTTGAAAAGGACAATGCAGCAGCATCGGTGCTCAATGTTATAGAGTTACCTAATAAGAAACCAAAGTTTTGTTCTGAGCCTGGCACCTCCCGTGGCAAAAGAACTGTGTCAGAGCACGCGAATGTTGCAATCAGGAAGGAAGATGCACTTTTATCTGGTGGATTGGCAGAGAAAGTAAAAACAGCGGAAAAGCCTAAGAGGAACATGGTTAAATCACATCTGAGAACCAAGAAGGTAGCTAAGGAAAAAATGACTGTAAAGGAATCTGAAGGTTCACATAGCAGAATCACATCCAAGGGGTATCATTGTTCAGCAGAGAAGAAATTAAGTTCTCAAATTTGGGATGAATTGGTGggtgatgatgaagaagaggagagtgaagaggaagaggaagaggaagaggatgAAGAGTATTTTCCAGGATCCTTAACAAACTTTCAGATGCCACTTAAGGAAGCATTGAATAATTTAAGAAATTCAGAGAAGCCTTTGAGAACTTGGACCAAGGGAAAAATTAATAGAAGTGGACCTATGAGAAATAAAGGGAATGATGAAGAGAAAGATGAGCCTTCCCAGTGCAAGGACAGGCTCAAACTATCTACCGCCACAAAAAGCGTTCTTCTGAGAGGAAATTCACAGACAAAAAGGATGCCTGATAAAGTAAATCTAGAACAACCTCCAGGAACTTCAAGAAAGAAGATGACTCATAAAGGAGATAATACAATGAACAAGGTGGAATTTGGAAGTGAAGAAAAGCAGGGTGTGTGCAAGAAAAAACCAACTTTACCCAAGGTTGGAAAGAAAATGCCAGGGACTCGTGAAATTCAAGGCTTAGAGAATAAAAGGCGGGTGCCTGCTATATTAAATGGAGAACAATGTCTAGGAACGTCAAACAAGAAGAAGATTCCTCAAGGAGAGAGTACAAGTGAGGATGAGTGGAAGGAAAAGCCAAGTTTGTCCAAGGATGGAAAAAAGAAGCAGGTAATTCATGAAAAAGATGCCGAGAATAGAAGGATATCTGTACGACGTGCTACTGCATCATTCAAGAGATACGGTAATGATTACTATATTGGTGAGTGGGAAGATGATACTGATGAGTATGAGGTTTTCCCTCTATGTGATGGACATCATATACCAAGTAACGCAAGAAACCAGGGAAGTGATGTTTCACCTGAGTCGAAACCAAAAAATagtctgaaaaatataataaaaaattcaggGAAGTTACCTGTTTGTAGTTCATTTCCTTCCGGGGCACCTGCTAAATTAAATGGAGAACAATGTCTAGGAACATCAAGCAAGAAGAAGAGTCCTCGAGAAGATAGTACAATGGATAAAATGGATGAAAATGATGATGACTGGAATATGTGCAAGGAAAAGTCAAATTTGTCCAAGGATGGAAAAAAGAAACAGAGAATTTATGAGAAAGATGCAGAGAATAAAAGGACATCAGTAAGACGTGCTGCTGCATCAGTCAAGAGATATGATCATGATTACCATGTTGATGAGTGGGAAGATGATACTGAGGAGTATGAGGTTTGGCATCATACACCAAGTAACACAAGAAGTCAGAGAAGTGAAGTTTCACATGAATCAAAACCTAAAGATAGTCTGAGAGAGATAATAAATAATTCAGTGAAGTTATCTGCTTGTAGTTCATTGCCTTCCTCCTCATCGTCTTCTGGTTCGACAATTTCGAGAAATGGAATAGATAGATCTAAAAACGTGAAG GTAAATTGTCATCAATGTAGAAGAAGTGATAGAAGAACTGTTGTTCCTTGCACTAAGTGTAAAGAGAAATTTTACTGTATCAAGTGCATCAGGGAATG GTATCCTGAATTGGAAGAAGAGGAAGTCTCAGAGGCTTGCCCATATTGTCGTGGAAAATGTAACTGCAACTGGTGCTTACACTCAAGTGGCATGCTTAAG ACATCAAGAAGGGATCTCACTGATCGTGAAAAGATCAAGCATTTACAGTATTTGATTATCAAGCTCCTTCCCTTTCTGAAAGAAATTCATCAGGAACAAATTCAGGAGATAGAGACAGAGTCTTCTATTCGTG GGGTATCTTCATCTTCAGTTGATATTGAACAATCACTTTGTCACAATGAGGAGCGAGTTTACTG CAACAACTGTTCAACTTCAATAGTTGATCTTCATCGAAGCTGCCCAGATTGCTCATTTGAGCTATGTATAAGTTGCTGCCAAGAGCTTCGGGAAGGAAAGTTTCCAGGAAATAGTAAAAAAGCAGTTGTCCAATATCCAAATGTAGGTTATGATTACATGCACGGTGGAGATGCAGAGCCTGAAAATTCTGATGATATGGAAATTCCACAGGACCAGAACAAACCAATTACTTGGGTTGCTAATTATGATGGTAATATCATGTGTGCTCCTGTAGCAATTGGTGGATGTGGAAATTTTGTATTAGAGCTCAAGCATCTGCTACCGAAAAACTGGATATCAACCTTGGAGGCAAAAGCAGAAAGGATTCTGATTCAGTGCAATTTTTCCGAGATGATTTCCCAGCCAATTTGTAGAATGGATGACCCTGAACTGTTACACAGAGCGGCTTCAAGAGTTGGTTCTGATGATAACTACTTGTATTTCCCTACTGCAAAGGACGCAATGGAGGATGATGCACTTTTACACTTTCGTAGGCACTGGGCCAAGGGTGAACCAGTGATTGTACAAAATGTTCTTGCACATACAAGTGGTTTAAGCTGGGAACCAATGGTTATGTGGCGTGCATTATGTGAGGGCACTGATTCAAAGATTCTTACAAGTATGTCAGAAGTGAAAGCAATCGACTGTCTGGCTGATTGTCAG GTTCCGATCAATACTCGAAAGTTTTTTAAAGGTTATACAGAAGGCAGAAGGTATGAAAATCTTTGGCCTGAAATGCTCAAACTTAAAGATTGGCCACCATCTGACAAGTTTGAGAATCTCTTGCCTCGGCACTGCGATGAATTCATCAGTGCATTACCATTCCAAGAGTACACAGATCCAAGGATAGGGATTCTGAATCTTGCTGTTAAATTACCGGCAGGAGTCATAAAACCAGATTTGGGTCCAAAGACATACATCGCGTATGGCGTCACCAAGGAACTTGGGAGAGGGGATTCAGTGACAAAGCTTCACTGTGATATGTCAGATGCG ATAAATATTTTGACACACACAGCAGAGATGGCTATAACTGATGAGCAGCAGTCTGCAATTGAAATAGTGAAACAGAGGCATAGAGCTCAAGATGAAAGAGAGCACCTCAAATGTGAGGCTGATGAATATCCTATGAAGATGTCTAGTGATATTAGAAGGGAGGAGAAAACCTCTGATGATTCAGAGACAACTGGAGGTGCCTTGTGGGACATTTTCAGAAGGGAAGACGTATCCAAGTTGAATGAGTATCTTTTAAAGCATGCAAAGGAATTTAGGCACACTTTCTGTTGTCCGGTTGATCAGGTTTTTCATCCAATCCATGACCAGAGCTTCTACTTAACTTTGGAGCACAAGAGAAAACTGAAGGAAGAATTCG GGATTGAACCTTGGACATTCGAGCAAAGACTTGGAGAGGCAGTTTTCATTCCTGCAGGATGCCCTCACCAAGTGCGGAATCTCAAG TCGTGTACCAAAGTTGCTGCTGATTTTGTTTCTCCTGAAAACATTCGAGAATGTTTCCGCCTCACAGCTGAGTTCAGGACATTGCCGAAAGGCCACAAGGCCAGAGAAGACAAACTAGAG ATAAAGAAGATGGTCATTCATGCAATCAACCAAGTTGTCACAGATTTGGAGCAGCTCACATACATAGTTTAG
- the LOC125846416 gene encoding leucine--tRNA ligase, chloroplastic/mitochondrial, producing the protein MPIPLHTSTHLHHLPPHLLPRPPLLRPALILPAYHSPILRRQSFNHERFGVSNCTKSSNKNTVTLLVKAIDAQKTNEQHEKVKRAYPFHEIEPKWQHYWEENKTFRTPDEIDTSKPKFYVLDMFPYPSGAGLHVGHPLGYTATDILARFKRMQGFNVLHPMGWDAFGLPAEQYAIDTGTHPKITTLRNISRFRSQLKSLGFSYDWDREISTTEPDYYRWTQWIFLQLLKRGLAYQAEVPVNWCPALGTVLANEEVIDGVSERGGHPVIRKPMRQWMLRITAYADRLLEDLDDLDWPESIKEMQRNWIGRSEGAELDFVVINGNGQEEEKRITVYTTRPDTIFGATYLVLAPEHPFLSSLVSEAQSKHVEEYREHAFRKSDLERTELQKEKTGVFTGCYAKNPANGQAVPIWVADYVLGSYGTGAIMAVPAHDTRDFEFAMKYTIPISWVVRPDDCDCGNFVKPYSGEGSMINSSCSESGLDINALPSKEAASRVIQWLEKSGNGKKKVNYKLRDWLFARQRYWGEPIPVIFLDDTGEGIPVPETELPLTLPELDDFTPTGTGEPPLAKADSWVITKDPLSGKPARRETNTMPQWAGSCWYYLRFMDPKNSSALVDKAQEQYWGPVDVYVGGAEHAVLHLLYARFWHKVLYDIDAVSTKEPFKCVINQGIILGEVQYTACKDDEGNLISADSVDELAEYKQERIPEEKVMKSGDLFVLKDNPNIRLIARAHKMSKSRGNVINPDDVVLEYGADSLRLYEMFMGPLRDSKTWNTSGIDGVHRFLARSWRLVVGSASPTGSYPDGTITVDEKPSIEQLRSLHRCIDKVTEEIEGTRFNTGISAMMEFINAAYKWDKLPRSIIEAFVLLLSPYAPHMAEELWSRLGHSNSLSYEPFPKADAAYLKESTVVLPVQINGKTRGTIQVEETCTEEEAFRLASFDTKLSKFLDGKSIRKRIYVQGKILNIVIDMPKKAKVAQE; encoded by the exons ATGCCCATTCCACTCCATACTTCTACCCACCTTCACCACTTGCCTCCTCATCTCCTCCCTCGTCCTCCTCTCCTCCGCCCTGCGCTCATACTCCCTGCCTATCACAGCCCTATACTCCGCCGTCAATCTTTTAACCATGAACGCTTCGGAGTCTCCAATTGTACAAAAAGTTCTAACAAAAATACCGTGACTTTGCTAGTTAAAGCAATTGATGCTCAAAAGACAAATGAGCAACATGAGAAGGTCAAAAGGGCTTATCCGTTTCACGAAATTGAACCAAAATGGCAACATTATTGGGAAGAGAATAAGACATTTCGAACCCCTGATGAGATTGATACTTCCAAGCCCAAATTCTATGTTCTTGATATGTTCCCATATCCAAG TGGAGCTGGTTTGCATGTTGGACATCCGCTTGGATATACTGCGACAGATATCCTTGCTAGATTTAAACGCATGCAAGGTTTCAACGTATTGCATCCAATGGGATGGGATGCATTTGGTTTACCTGCTGAGCAATATGCTATTGAC ACAGGCACACAtccaaaaatcacaactttgaGGAATATTAGTCGTTTTCGCTCGCAG CTTAAATCATTAGGCTTCTCTTATGATTGGGATCGTGAAATTTCTACGACAGAACCTGATTACTACAGATGGACTCAGTGGATATTTCTTCAACTTCTGAAGAGAGGACTAGCTTATCAG GCTGAAGTGCCTGTCAATTGGTGTCCAGCACTTGGTACTGTCTTGGCAAATGAAGAAGTAATTGATGGTGTAAGTGAAAGAGGGGGGCATCCAGTCATCAGAAAG CCTATGCGGCAGTGGATGTTGAGGATAACTGCTTATGCTGACCGTCTTCTTGAGGATTTAGATGACCTAGACTGGCCTGAAAGTATAAAGGAAATGCAGAGGAATTGGATTGGGAGGTCAGAAGGAGCAGAATTGGATTTTGTTGTCATAAATGGTAACGGccaggaagaagagaaaagaataaCAGTTTATACAACAAGGCCAGACACTATTTTTGGTGCAAC ATATTTAGTCCTTGCACCTGAGCATCCCTTTCTGTCATCACTTGTATCAGAAGCACAAAGTAAACAT GTAGAGGAGTACAGGGAACATGCTTTTAGAAAGAGTGACCTTGAGAGGACTGAGcttcaaaaggaaaaaacagGTGTCTTTACTGGTTGTTATGCAAAAAATCCAGCCAATGGCCAAGCTGTTCCTATTTGGGTTGCTGATTATGTCTTGGGAAG CTACGGGACAGGAGCAATAATGGCTGTGCCTGCCCATGACACACGCGACTTTGAATTCGCTATGAAGTACACTATCCCAATTTCTTGGGTTGTAAGACCAGATGATTGCGATTGTGGCAATTTTGTGAAACCATATTCAGGTGAAGGATCGATGATAAATTCATCATGTTCAGAGTCAGGGCTTGACATTAATGCTTTGCCTAGCAAAGAAGCTGCTTCAAGAGTCATCCAATGGCTTGAGAAAAGTGGAAACGGGAAGAAAAAG GTAAATTACAAGTTAAGGGACTGGCTTTTTGCCCGGCAACGCTATTGGGGGGAGCCTATTCCAGTTATCTTTTTGGATGACACCGGAGAAGGTATTCCAGTTCCAGAAACCGAATTGCCCCTTACCCTTCCTGAGTTGGATGATTTCACTCCCACAGGGACAGGGGAGCCACCTCTTGCCAAAGCAGATTCTTGG GTTATAACCAAAGATCCTTTATCTGGAAAACCTGCTAGGCGAGAAACAAACACCATGCCCCAGTGGGCTGGTTCTTGCTG GTACTATCTAAGATTTATGGACCCAAAGAACTCCAGTGCATTGGTTGACAAGGCACAAGAACA GTACTGGGGCCCTGTTGACGTGTATGTTGGTGGTGCTGAGCATGCTGTTCTTCATTTACTTTATGCCAGGTTCTGGCACAAG GTTCTCTATGACATAGATGCTGTGTCAACAAAGGAACCATTTAAGTGTGTCATAAATCAGGGCATAATCCTTGGTGAA GTTCAATATACAGCATGCAAAGATGACGAAGGAAACTTGATATCAGCAGATTCTGTTGATGAGCTGGCTGAGTACAAACAAGAAAGAATACCTGAGGAAAAG GTCATGAAATCTGGTGACTTGTTTGTTTTGAAAGACAACCCCAACATTCGCTTGATTGCCCGAGCTCACAAGATGAGTAAAAGTAGGGGAAATGTCATCAACCCTGATGATGTTGTTTTGGAGTATGGTGCAGATTCTCTACGCTTATATGAAATGTTTATGGGTCCATTAAG AGACTCAAAAACGTGGAATACAAGTGGTATTGATGGTGTTCACCGTTTCCTAGCAAGATCTTGGAGATTGGTTGTTGGTTCAGCCTCACCCACCGGTTCATATCCGGATGGAACTATCACAGTTGATGAGAAACCTTCAATTGAACAACTTCGTTCTTTACACAGATGCATTGATAAG GTAACTGAAGAAATTGAAGGAACTCGGTTCAACACGGGAATTTCTGCAATGATGGAGTTCATTAATGCAGCATATAAG TGGGACAAGCTTCCGAGATCAATTATTGAAGCATTTGTTTTGCTGCTCTCACCATATGCACCTCACATGGCAGAGGAGCTCTGGTCTCGTCTGGGACACTCAAATTCCTTGTCATATGAGCCCTTCCCTAAG GCTGATGCTGCATATTTAAAAGAGAGTACTGTAGTCCTTCCAGTCCAAATTAATGGAAAGACTAGAGGTACCATACAGGTCGAAGAAACATGCACAGAAGAGGAGGCCTTTAGATTAGCTTCATTTGATACAAAACTGTCCAAGTTTTTGGATGGGAAATCTATTAGGAAGAGAATTTACGTCCAAGGAAAAATTCTGAACATTGTCATAGATATGCCGAAAAAAGCCAAGGTGGCTCAAGAGTAG